In the genome of Deinococcus radiotolerans, one region contains:
- a CDS encoding PadR family transcriptional regulator encodes MDAQQLKGHLDLLLLATLERGPRYGGQIIADVQASTDGYFTMREGTLYPALHRLEKQGFIHGEFQTLPRGGSPVKVYTLTPTGKTELNAQREKYDRFTRAVRGVIGGQA; translated from the coding sequence ATGGACGCCCAGCAGCTCAAAGGCCACCTCGACCTCCTCCTCCTCGCCACCCTCGAACGCGGCCCCCGCTACGGCGGCCAGATCATCGCCGACGTCCAGGCCAGCACCGACGGCTACTTCACCATGCGCGAAGGCACCCTCTACCCCGCCCTCCACCGCCTCGAAAAACAGGGCTTCATCCACGGCGAATTCCAGACCCTCCCCCGCGGCGGCAGCCCCGTCAAGGTCTACACCCTCACCCCCACCGGCAAAACTGAACTGAACGCCCAACGCGAGAAATACGACCGCTTCACCCGCGCCGTCCGCGGCGTCATCGGCGGGCAGGCATGA
- a CDS encoding antibiotic biosynthesis monooxygenase, with amino-acid sequence MNVHYAEGKGAAARAALHAFLNALPGRPGFLGAELLLSPEQPELTLVASRWAGEVPPLPVPPGARAWTFQVQANR; translated from the coding sequence ATGAACGTGCACTACGCCGAGGGGAAGGGCGCAGCCGCCCGCGCCGCCCTGCACGCTTTCCTGAACGCCCTGCCGGGACGCCCGGGGTTCCTGGGCGCGGAATTGCTCCTCTCCCCCGAGCAGCCGGAGCTGACGCTGGTGGCGAGCCGCTGGGCGGGCGAGGTGCCGCCGCTGCCGGTGCCGCCGGGTGCGCGGGCCTGGACGTTCCAGGTGCAGGCCAACCGGTAG